From one Lolium rigidum isolate FL_2022 chromosome 4, APGP_CSIRO_Lrig_0.1, whole genome shotgun sequence genomic stretch:
- the LOC124708511 gene encoding uncharacterized protein LOC124708511 isoform X2, translating into MAMTLVTMKLLIDSSPPRPRVVFAEAHKDAVDFLFSLLTMPSGTAVKLLGKDSMVGCIGNLYTSVEKLDDPYIQPGAVKDAMLSPTVLSPAAKSNRSFFRLPEPSPAMKRFFRCSGYTYSSCRNYVTEERGARCPMCGNQMLADSQYVPSEPVTQEAKGLVQGGMVTYTVTDDLKIFPMSNISSIALLNTVAVRDLGALQERTVQIGYKEGVEILKTSLVQNCPN; encoded by the exons ATGGCAATGACCCTCGTCACCATGAAGCTCCTTATCGATTCCAGCCCGCCACGCCCGCGCGTGGTGTTCGCGGAGGCCCACAAAGACGCTGTCGACTTCCTCTTTTCCCTCCTCACCATGCCATCCGGCACGGCCGTGAAGCTACTGGGAAAGGATTCCATGGTTGGCTGCATCGGCAACCTTTACACCAGCGTCGAGAAACTTGATGATCCCTATATCCAGCCCGGCGCTGTCAAGGACGCCATGCTAAGTCCTACCGTGCTGTCCCCTGCAGCGAAGTCCAACAGATCTTTCTTCCGCTTGCCGGAGCCATCCCCGGCCATGAAAAGATTCTTCAGATGCAGCGGCTATACCTACTCCAGCTGCCGCAACTACGTTACGGAAGAGAGAGGTGCTCGGTGCCCGATGTGTGGAAACCAGATGTTGGCGGATTCCCAGTATGTGCCATCTGAGCCTGTGACCCAAGAAGCGAAAGGGTTAGTGCAGGGTGGCATGGTGACATACACGGTGACAGATGACCTAAAGATATTTCCCATGTCAAACATCTCCAGCATTGCGCTGCTCAACACCGTCGCGGTGAGGGACCTAGGTGCGCTCCAAGAGAGGACTGTGCAGATCGGGTACAAGGAG GGTGTGGAGATTCTCAAGACCTCGCTAGTCCAAAACTGTCCTAACTGA